In Candidatus Nezhaarchaeota archaeon, the sequence GAACTCAAATAATGCCGTTACTTTAGTACCATAAACCTCTAGTGGCACCTCAACAACCCCTACCCCTAAAACATCTATTAGTATCAATAAGCCTAATAGGAGGGATGTGGCACTAAAGACCACGCCGATGCAGGGCTTAGTGCTAGATGAGATCACACCGAGAGATATAAAGACGCCTATGAGTGCAGCTATCACTATTGGATGCTCAAATTCAACAGGGAACCTCATCATCTCGCCTACTAGTAGGGGCATTATGTAAGCGAAGAGGATGAAGAGAGTGAATCCCTCAACAGCCCCCACGACAATTCTTCTAATTAGACCCCTCACCATATATTTCCCCTCACTAGTATCTTAATGACATCTTGAATAGTCCAGCTATCACTAACTCGACTTCCTTAACGCCTCCTCGAAGATCGTCGTAAGTTAGAGCGACTTCTCTAACAGCAACACCCTTTACAATGTTGTCAAAGACTATGCTCTTGTCGCCTATAAGTACCCTAACCCTGTCTAGCGGTACATCGAGGGAATAATGTAGAACTAGCTTAACCATAGTACTCTCGTTGTCTAGAGGTTTAATGCTCTCGATCCTAATTTCAATCCCTCTCGGGTTGCCCGCTACTTGACTAATGAAAACGGCTAATGGTAGTATCGTTAATAACATCACTGAGATGAGAGATATCGTTAGGATGAATTTGAAGGGTCCATACAAGGCTAATCACTACTTTTGAATTTGCTCTGATTTAATTGACTCTGGCTTAAGCGCTTGGATTCCGTACCTCAAGAGTACGCTCCCAGCCCAAACCATTACCCCTAAAAAGCCTAATCTAACAGCAACTTCAACAAGTGCGAACACCAATGCTGCTATTGTGGCCTCTATCCCTGAGGGTTGAGCCTGAAACCTTGGTAGTTGATAGCCATAAAAGGAGAAGTAAGCCATAACCGCTGCGAGGACTATTAATGCAGCTCCAACAACTATTAATCCAACCCCGACATATCTTTGAGATAGGCCCTTAATCTTCTCCAAGCTCATCTTCGCCTCCGCTTAAAGGTATAGCGCCTAACTATATATGACTTGGGGTCAAGCAATGACACGCTACCGTGGAGCTAACGATTCAAGTCGAAGCTATCTGATTGATCATTGACGTGAGCTACAAGGGTCTTTAATTGTAAGGGCCATGTATCCACACAGCACAAGTTCAATAAGCAACTTAAACATCCCTACACCTTTAAGGTTAGTCTCACTGTTCAATGCAGTACAGGGACTGTGCTTTTTAATCGCGTCAACATCAGTTTAATAAACTCGCGTTACAGAATAGATGCTTGGGGATTAATTTGTGGGGAGGATGTAGATGCTGGTGTTGGTGTAGACCAATTCACGGATACCCACCGCATCCATTCTTCTGGCATTACCTAATCCCATCACTAGAAGATGAGGTTGTAGCACTCGAAGACTATAAAAGGCATCTCGAGTACATTAAGACTCGCATTGAGAGGGAAATAGTAGAGATTGAAGCTAGAATAAAAGAATTGAGGAACATGTTTAAGAGGAGCGCTGAAGGATCACAGCGAAACACATCAATCCCACCCACAAAGTCCAATTAAGGGGCTAATGCCAATACCTCCATGACCTCTTGAAGGGCACTAACCTCAATACTTCACTGATTACTTCTAACCCTTCGTAAGGCTTTAAGCTAGAATGCTACAACATGACATTTAGGTATACTGTTATGAGGATTTTAGAATATGAAGCCAAGAGCATCCTAACAAAGTATGGAGTCCCCATACCTAGAGGTGGGTTAGCCAAGAGCGCTCGAGAAGCTCGTGAAATAGCTCAGAAGTTAAATGCTCCATACGTTGTCAAGGCGCAGGTTCCAGTTGTAGGAAGAGGGAGGCTAAGTGGAGTCCTCTTCGCAGAATCAGTTGAGGACGTAGAGAGGATCTCTAATGAATTGTTTAAGATGACAATAGGGGGTTTCCCAGTTACCAAGGTTCTCGTTGAGGAGAAGGTAAACGTCCTCAGAGAGATATACTTTGGAATGACGATTGATAGGATCAAAAGGACCTACATAATAGTAGCTTCAACTAGAGGTGGAGCGGATGTAGAGGAGGTGATTAGGGAGTATCCTCACGAGACTATTAAGTTCTGGATAGATCCACTACATGGTTTTCAATTTTACCAGGCTAAGAACATCATCAGGAGGATGGGGTACCGTGGTGATAGTCTCATATCGCTCGCGAACATTCTCCATAGCCTATATAGAGCTGGAATGGACTTGGACGCTGAGCTCATAGAAATAAATCCATTAGCAGAAACGCAGGATGGAAAGTTCTTAGCCCTTGATGCGAGGATAGTAATTGATGATAATGCTTTATTTCGACATCCAGAGTACAGGGATAGATCGCTTGAAGACAAGCAATCACTTCTAGAGATAGAGGCTACTAAGTATGGCTTGGCTTACGTTAAACTGGATGGAGACATAGGCATAATAGGTAATGGTGCTGGCCTGACCATGGCGACCATAGATCTTGTGAAGCTTTATGGTGGGAGGCCAGCAAACTTTCTCGATGTTGGTGGTGGTGCTTCTGCTGAGAGAATGGCTATAGCTACACGGATGGTGCTCTCTGACCCACGCGTGAAAGCACTGTTCATAAACATCCTCGGTGGGATAACCCAGTGTGATGAAATTGCGAGGGGGATTGTTAAGGCTTTAAAGGATCTCAACATTGAGAAGCCCATAGTAGTTCGACTATTAGGGACTAATGAAGAAGAAGGAAAACGGATACTGATGGAGATGGGCATACATGTGTTTGATAGTATGGAGGAGGCAGCAAAACACATTGTGAAATTGGTGGAGGGAGGCAATGGGGATAATAGTTGATAGGAACACGAGGGCAATAGTTCAAGGTATAACTGGGAGGCAAGGAAGCTTTCACACAAAGCTTATGCTAGAATATGGAACGCAGATAGTTGCTGGTGTTACCCCCGGAAGAGGAGGAGCTGTGATCTATGGCGTTCCAGTGTACGATACCGTAGAGGAGGCTGTTAGGGAGCGCCCAGCGAACGCCTCAATAGTTTTTGTGCCAGCACCCTTCGCAGCGGATGCAGTGCTGGAGTCCTTAGATGCTGGTATAAGAACCATCGTCATAATAACAGAGCACATACCGATTAAGGACACCATCACCATCATAGCTCATGCTCGTCGAATGGGTGCTACCATAATAGGTCCCAATACCCCTGGAGTAATAACTCCTGGTGAGTGTAAGCTTGGAATAATGCCAGCTCATGTGTTTAAGCCTGGAAGAGTAGGCATAGTCTCCAGAAGTGGAACACTTACATACGAAATAGCCATGGAGGTCACTAAGAGGGGTCTAGGAGAGTCCACATGTATCGGCATAGGTGGGGACCCAATAACCGGCTTAAGCTTCGTTGATGCACTAAAGCTCTTCGAGAACGATCCACAGACCGACGCTGTCGTACTCATAGGTGAGATAGGTGGAAACCTTGAGGAGCATGCAGCCAAGTACATAGAGGAGAAGCTCTCAAAGCCAGTTGTAGCCTTCATAGCTGGACTAAGTGCGCCGCCTGAGAGGCGCATGGGCCATGCAGGGGCAATAGTGATGGGGCGAGCTGGAACTGCAGATAGTAAGATAGAGGCGTTAACTAAGGCTGGCGTTAAGGTTGCTAAAAAACCGGGTGAAGTAGCCACGCTATTAGAGAGGCTGCTTAAGTCTTAGTAACATGACGATGTAATCAAGCATTATCGAATGGGCTGGAGAGTTTCGATTACTCAGCGTTAAAGTTGATTGTCTTAACTGCTTAGTCAAGTCCACGACGTAGAAAGTTACATAAGGGCTTGCATCCTATAAGTAAGGCTAGTCGTCTGGGTTGTAAGATGCCTTCGTGGCGTGCTCACAGGAACATCACGAAGGCCGTCCTAAAAAGCTTAGGACCCACCATACCTGGAGGTGTAATTAACGGCATCATGGACGGCATCATTGACCCTGACAAGAATCCAGATAAAGTGTTCTACGTGACTAGGAAGGGCGTGGTCAAGGAGTACCTTACTCCTCATCACGCCCCCATCAAAGAGCTCATAAACTATTACTTTGAACTATCCCTCTAC encodes:
- the sucC gene encoding ADP-forming succinate--CoA ligase subunit beta, which translates into the protein MRILEYEAKSILTKYGVPIPRGGLAKSAREAREIAQKLNAPYVVKAQVPVVGRGRLSGVLFAESVEDVERISNELFKMTIGGFPVTKVLVEEKVNVLREIYFGMTIDRIKRTYIIVASTRGGADVEEVIREYPHETIKFWIDPLHGFQFYQAKNIIRRMGYRGDSLISLANILHSLYRAGMDLDAELIEINPLAETQDGKFLALDARIVIDDNALFRHPEYRDRSLEDKQSLLEIEATKYGLAYVKLDGDIGIIGNGAGLTMATIDLVKLYGGRPANFLDVGGGASAERMAIATRMVLSDPRVKALFINILGGITQCDEIARGIVKALKDLNIEKPIVVRLLGTNEEEGKRILMEMGIHVFDSMEEAAKHIVKLVEGGNGDNS
- the sucD gene encoding succinate--CoA ligase subunit alpha; protein product: MGIIVDRNTRAIVQGITGRQGSFHTKLMLEYGTQIVAGVTPGRGGAVIYGVPVYDTVEEAVRERPANASIVFVPAPFAADAVLESLDAGIRTIVIITEHIPIKDTITIIAHARRMGATIIGPNTPGVITPGECKLGIMPAHVFKPGRVGIVSRSGTLTYEIAMEVTKRGLGESTCIGIGGDPITGLSFVDALKLFENDPQTDAVVLIGEIGGNLEEHAAKYIEEKLSKPVVAFIAGLSAPPERRMGHAGAIVMGRAGTADSKIEALTKAGVKVAKKPGEVATLLERLLKS